The Arcobacter sp. CECT 8986 DNA window ACCACTTTTAACTATTTCAAGTGGGTTGAATCTATTAATCATTATATTTGTAAAATTTGCAATTCTATGTGGTTCATCTGTCGCAGAAATAACAATTGCATCATCAGTAACATTTTGAATATGTCCATTATATGCTCTTGCAATTACTTCAACATCACTTATTGGTTGATTAATTGGTATTTTTATTAAAACTGTCTCTTTTTCAATAACACTTTTATGCTCATTTACTTTTAAAACAGGAATTAATTTATTTAATTGTTTTACAATTTGATCAATTACTCTTTTATCACCAGTTGTAACAATTGTCATTCTAGAGTACTCACTACCGGTAATAGGAGCTACTGTTAAAGAATCAATATTATATCCACGTGCAGAAAAAAGTCCTACAATTCTTGAAAGTGCATTGTGTTCATTTATAACAATAACAGAAATTACTTGTCTTATTGTTTCACTATCATAATAATGATTAAAATTATTCATTTAAATCTCCTATTAAAGTCATCTCATTTAAAGCATGACCATTTGGTACCATTGGTAATACCTCTTCATTTCTCTCTACAATAACTTCAATCATTGCAGGTCTTTTTTTATCAACAGCATCTTTAAGTGCTGCATCAAACTCTTCTTTTGTTGTAACTCTATAACCAAGTCCTCCAAAAGATTCTACAAGCATTTTAAAATCTGGTTGAATAGAAAGATCTGTTTCAGATAATCTATTTTCATAGAACATTGTTTGCCATTGTCTTACCATTCCTAAATAGTTGTTATTTAAAACAATATTTATAACTGGTAGATTTGATTGAACACAAGTCATAAGCTCTTGAATATTCATCAAGATTGAACCATCACCAGAGAAGTTAATAGAAACTTTATCAGGGTTACCTTTTGCTACTCCAATTGCAGCAGGAAGACCAAATCCCATTGTTCCTAAACCACCACTTGTTATAAACTGTCTTGGAAAAGAGAATGGATAAAATTGTGCTGTCCACATTTGATGTTGACCAACATCTGTTGAAATAATCGCTTTATTTCCTAAAATCTTACCAACTCTTTCAATAGGCCATTGTGGTTTTATAACTGTATTTGAATCAATATATCTTAATGGTTCTTTTTCTCTATACTCTTTAAGTAATGCAACCCAATTTGAATAATCATTAAGTTCCATATCTTTTAAAGATTCTAACATACCATCAACAGTTACTTTTAAATCTCCAACAATTGGATAATTTGCTTTAACAAGCTTTTCAATAGAAGCTGGATCCACATCAACATGAATAACTTTTGCTTTTGATGCAAACTCATCTAGTCTTCCAGTTACCCTATCATCAAATCTTGCTCCAAGAGAAATTAATAAATCTGTTTCATATGCTGCCATATTTGCTGAAAATTCACCATGCATTCCAAGCATACCCATTAATAATGGATTGTCATGTCCCATAACACCTCTTGCCATTAATGTTTCAACAACAGGTATATTTGTTTTTTTAGCAAACTCTCTAATCTCATGACCACAATTTGCTAAAATTGCTCCACCACCTACATATAGTAGTGGTTTTTTAGCTTTTGAAATAGCAATCATAGCTTTTTTCAATTGTCTTTTATTATAGTTAACTGTAGGCTTATATGTTGGAAGATTTACCTCTTTTGGATACTCAAAATTTCCTACTTCTGCTGTAATATCTTTTGGTATATCAATATGTACAGGCCCTGGTCTTCCAGTTCTTGCAATATGAAATGCTTCTTTTATTATTCTTGGTAAATCTTCAATTTTATTTACTAAGTAATTATGTTTTGTACAAGGTCTTGAGATACCAACAGCATCAATTTCTTGAAAACCATCAGTTCCTATAATTGCTGTTGGTACTTGACCTGAAATAACGACGAGGGGAATAGAATCCATATATGCAGTTGCTAAACCAGTCACCGCGTTAGTAAAACCTGGTCCACTTGTAACTATTGCAACACCAACTTTACCTGTTGATCTTGCGTAACCTTCTGCTGCGTGTATAGATGCTTGTTCATGTCTATTTAAAATATGCTCAAAATAATTTTGTTTGTATATTTCATCATAAACATTCATTATAGCGCCTCCAGGATATCCAAATACTGTGTCTACCCTTTCTTCATGCAATGATTCAATAACCATCTTTGCGCCAGTTATTTTCATAATTCTTATTCCCCCTATGTAATTTAAAGATTGTATTTTACATAAAAGTTCATTAAATAGGCTTTAACAAGTGGCTCAATATAGGATTTTAGGTATTTTTTAGGTATTTTTAGCTAATATATTTTAATATTAAAATAGGAGTTATTTATAATGGATGTAAATAGTATAAATACTAATGTCTCGAATTTAAACTCATTACAACAACAAGAGTTAAATAGAAGTTCTAACACATCTAAAATTGCTCCAATATCAGATGAAGCATTATCTTTAAATATAAGTGAGTCTTATAATTTTAAAAGAGATGAGCTATCAAATTCACTTCAAACTTTCAATGAAGGTATTGCAATAAGTGAAATCGCAAGAACTGGAATAAATAAACAAGTAAATATTCTTTCAAATATTCAAGATAAACTACAAACACAAGATATAGAAGATAAAAATCAATTAAAAAATGATATTGCAAATGATTTAAAAGATTTTACTTCAGTTGCATTTGATACAAAGTTTAAAAGAGAAACTATTCTTTCAATAGAAGATAATTACTATAATGAAAATAATCAATCTTTTCAAATAGAGACAAAAGAGGCTAATATAGAGATAAATAAAATAAATACACCTCTTATTTCAAATGATTTAGCAAATAATCTACAAAAAAAAGATTTAAATAACGAAACACAGTTTAATGATTTTGTTGAAATGGTTGATAATAATAAAAAATATCTACAAAATTTATCTGATAACTTCAAACAAACTTCTATGCAGATTCAAGAAAATGCGAAAGAAGTGATAACAAAACAGTATGAATTAGCATCTAATAATCAAACAAATAACGTAAATTTTGGAAAAGAAGCAAATGATTTTTCTAAAAATAATGTTATTTCAAATATGGGATATCTTGCAGTTTCTCAAGCGAATATAATCCAAGAGCAAAGTGTTAGGCTACTATCTTAGTTTATTAAACATTGATTAATAGCTACACCCTCTCTTAAACCATCATCTAAAACAATTGATTCTTTTTTATTTAAAACTTCAAAAATTGCTCTATAAATATATACTCCAACTTCGATGAACTCTACTCTTCCTTTACCAACAAGCTGTAAAATTTCATTTTCATTTGAGTTTTTAAATATATCTAAACAATCTTGTAAATCTGTTAGTTTAACTTTTGTTCCATTTACTTGGTCTTTATCATAATGAAAGAAGTCTTGTCCTAACTTAATTGCAGCAATTGTAGTTGGTGTTCCTGCAGTTGCAACAAAATTAAATTTTGTTATATCTTCACTTATATCTAACTCATTTAGAAAATTTCTAATATCAATTTTCTTTTTTTCTAAATCATCAATTAAATCTTCATAGTTTGAATATTTTTGAGTTAAAGTTACAATACCAAAATTAAAACTTCTTGCAAAGTATTTGTCTTTTGTATTTACTATAAGTTCAGTAGAACCCCCACCAATATCAAGTAAAATAAAATTATCAGAGTTTAAATTTTCTCTTTTTAATGCATATTTAACTGCAAGTAAAGTAAGTCTTGCTTCTTCTTCACCATCAATAATATTAAATTTTGCACCAGTTTTTTCATAAAAATATGATAAAACTTCAGTAGAATTACTTGCCATTCTCATAGCTGCAGTTGTTACACAAACTGCATCTTTTGGGTCATAACCTAATTTTTGACTAGATTCATTTATTGCATTTACAACTCTTGTTAAAGCCTCTTTAGATATCTCACCAGTCTCTACTAGCTTATCAGCCATTCCAACTACTTGGTTATATTCACCTATAGTTTTAAAATTTAAACAATCATAGACTAAAACTCTAAATGAGTTTGAGCCTAAATCTATTGCAACAACTTTTTCCATTATAAATGAGGAATTTTAATTTTTGAATTTAATAAATAACCTATTACAATCATTGCAACTAAAACAACTTCTTCAGAAACAAAACCTGTTAACCAAATAAGATACATTGCCCAAAGTAATATTGCACCAAGAGGAGTTGGAACACCTGTAAAGAATTTTTCTACTTCTCCAACATCAGCATTTAAATTAAACTGAATTAATCTTCTCAATCCAGAAATAACATAATAGATAAATGCAAAAGCAACTAATGGAGTATAAAGAACTAACTCTTTACCATCTATAATTGCAAAGTAGATAAACATTGTTGGAACAATTACAAAAGATAAAAAGTCCGCATATGAGTCTAATTGTACTCCAAAATCTGTTGAAAGATTATATTTTCTTGCTATTTTCCCATCTAAAATATCAAAACCACCTGCAAGCCATGCGAATAATGCTGCACCAAAAAATTGATCATGTGTTAAAAAATAAATTGACATAACACCTGAAATAATATTAAAAAAAGTTACTGTATTAGCTAAATTAAAATGATTGTTTTTATTAAATAAAAAACTCAAATTACTATCCTTTTATAAAGAAAATTGATTTCTTCCATTTTGTTTTGATTTATATAAGTTTTCATCAGCTATCTTATACAACTTATTTGCTGAAATATAGCTATGTGGCTGATAAATCACAGCCCCAATTGATATAGAAACAACATCAAGAACTTTACT harbors:
- the ilvN gene encoding acetolactate synthase small subunit, with protein sequence MNNFNHYYDSETIRQVISVIVINEHNALSRIVGLFSARGYNIDSLTVAPITGSEYSRMTIVTTGDKRVIDQIVKQLNKLIPVLKVNEHKSVIEKETVLIKIPINQPISDVEVIARAYNGHIQNVTDDAIVISATDEPHRIANFTNIMINRFNPLEIVKSGVVAMER
- a CDS encoding acetolactate synthase large subunit codes for the protein MKITGAKMVIESLHEERVDTVFGYPGGAIMNVYDEIYKQNYFEHILNRHEQASIHAAEGYARSTGKVGVAIVTSGPGFTNAVTGLATAYMDSIPLVVISGQVPTAIIGTDGFQEIDAVGISRPCTKHNYLVNKIEDLPRIIKEAFHIARTGRPGPVHIDIPKDITAEVGNFEYPKEVNLPTYKPTVNYNKRQLKKAMIAISKAKKPLLYVGGGAILANCGHEIREFAKKTNIPVVETLMARGVMGHDNPLLMGMLGMHGEFSANMAAYETDLLISLGARFDDRVTGRLDEFASKAKVIHVDVDPASIEKLVKANYPIVGDLKVTVDGMLESLKDMELNDYSNWVALLKEYREKEPLRYIDSNTVIKPQWPIERVGKILGNKAIISTDVGQHQMWTAQFYPFSFPRQFITSGGLGTMGFGLPAAIGVAKGNPDKVSINFSGDGSILMNIQELMTCVQSNLPVINIVLNNNYLGMVRQWQTMFYENRLSETDLSIQPDFKMLVESFGGLGYRVTTKEEFDAALKDAVDKKRPAMIEVIVERNEEVLPMVPNGHALNEMTLIGDLNE
- a CDS encoding Ppx/GppA phosphatase family protein; this encodes MEKVVAIDLGSNSFRVLVYDCLNFKTIGEYNQVVGMADKLVETGEISKEALTRVVNAINESSQKLGYDPKDAVCVTTAAMRMASNSTEVLSYFYEKTGAKFNIIDGEEEARLTLLAVKYALKRENLNSDNFILLDIGGGSTELIVNTKDKYFARSFNFGIVTLTQKYSNYEDLIDDLEKKKIDIRNFLNELDISEDITKFNFVATAGTPTTIAAIKLGQDFFHYDKDQVNGTKVKLTDLQDCLDIFKNSNENEILQLVGKGRVEFIEVGVYIYRAIFEVLNKKESIVLDDGLREGVAINQCLIN
- a CDS encoding CDP-alcohol phosphatidyltransferase family protein, with translation MSFLFNKNNHFNLANTVTFFNIISGVMSIYFLTHDQFFGAALFAWLAGGFDILDGKIARKYNLSTDFGVQLDSYADFLSFVIVPTMFIYFAIIDGKELVLYTPLVAFAFIYYVISGLRRLIQFNLNADVGEVEKFFTGVPTPLGAILLWAMYLIWLTGFVSEEVVLVAMIVIGYLLNSKIKIPHL